A window from Festucalex cinctus isolate MCC-2025b chromosome 4, RoL_Fcin_1.0, whole genome shotgun sequence encodes these proteins:
- the LOC144017743 gene encoding uncharacterized protein LOC144017743, with protein sequence MDDGDGIGICFTDPPCVKEEEEHHCISQEGEELQSLDFPVIHVIVKGEDDEDKSPSEHSRGTEPPSSSSSQHMTAEGDGDHCGESTADSLLTPLLDSDDTTSHYPDTDDEHLKGAVNKPLKCSQCNKTFGHKKNLKRHMRYHTGEKPFVCSFCGQAFYEKAHLTTHTRTHTGEKPFSCSICDKIFCDRSAWVVHQRTHTGEKPFSCSICGKSFPRRENLRTHTRTHTGEKPFTCAVCKTSFTVRSTLVQHMRTHTGEKPFACADCGTRFSQKTHLKNHMRRHTGEKPFTCPFCNKRFSVKGSLITHIRTHTGGM encoded by the coding sequence ATGGATGATGGTGATGGCATCGGGATCTGCTTCACAGATCCTCCCTGTgtgaaagaggaagaggagcacCATTGCATCAGTCAGGAGGGAGAGGAGCTTCAGAGTTTGGACTTCCCGGTGATTCATGTCATCGTGAAAGGTGAAGACGATGAAGACAAAAGCCCGAGTGAGCACAGCAGAGGGACAGAACCTCCGAGTAGCAGCTCGAGTCAACACATGACAGCTGAAGGGGATGGAGATCACTGCGGAGAATCCACAGCAGACAGCCTCCTAACGCCACTGTTAGATAGCGATGACACAACGTCACACTATCCTGACACTGATGATGAACACTTGAAAGGGGCTGTGAACAAACCCttgaaatgttctcagtgtaaCAAAACTTTTGGCCACAAAAAGAATCTGAAAAGACACATGAGATATCACACAGGGGAAAAACCATTTGTCTGCTCATTCTGCGGTCAAGCATTCTACGAGAAGGCCCATTTGACGACACACACAAGGACACACACCGGCGAAAAGCCGTTTTCCTGCTCGATCTGcgacaaaatattttgtgatcGCTCAGCATGGGTTGTTCACCagagaacacacactggcgagaaacctttttcctgctcaattTGCGGTAAAAGTTTCCCTCGCAGGGAGAATCTAAGAacgcacacaagaacacacactggagaaaaacctttcacATGCGCTGTCTGCAAAACCAGTTTTACTGTTCGTTCCACATTGGTTCAacacatgagaacgcacactggtgagaaaccttttgcatgCGCAGATTGTGGTACAAGATTCTCTCAAAAGACGCATTTAAAAAATCACATGAGAAGACACACAGGGGAAAAACCGTTCACCTGCCCTTTCTGTAACAAACGTTTCTCTGTTAAGGGAAGTTTGATAACacacataagaacacacactggagggaTGTGA
- the LOC144017731 gene encoding uncharacterized protein LOC144017731 isoform X2: MCKVQMLRALVTARLSAVVEEIFAAFERTVADYEQELCRKQEEIGRQRQLLDAVSKSQDRLHAEDVSKDLRPELQEEPQSPHVKEEDEREQPKEQELPVIRIIVKSEDTAKKSHTSQLHHSPSENRETAPSTSSSSQHMTAKGDRDHCGGSQTDSPLASLSDSDNTAPHSPDTDAEHAKDVYEEDLPPKHQEWSSLSSRVEEEELEPPSIKEEGGWNSQDSGKQHQGVALPMVCVIVKGEDDEDKGQYKEHRGAKFPSSSASQHTTKEGNGDHCGGSQADSLAPLSNTDEAMPHSPDTDNEHSKSDVTCHSDSRHMTCSQCGKTFGDKSTLKRHMRVHSGEKPFSCSVCTKSFKLKDTLIRHLRIHTGEKPFCCSVCGKGFSAKGNFITHTRTHTGEKPYSCSFCNMCFRARPALVKHVRTHTGEKPFTCSVCGENFSQRETLKRHSRTHTGEKPFTCPICSKRFSIKGHLISHTRTHTGDKPFICSVCGKTFTQKGNLIRHTRTHTGEKPFSCSVCKKCFGDNSSLLIHRRMHTGKKPLLV; the protein is encoded by the exons ATGTGTAAGGTCCAAATGCTAAGGGCGTTGGTGACCGCGCGACTAAGCGCGGTTGTGGAAGAGATATTTGCAGCGTTTGAAAGAACGGTGGCGGACTACGAGCAGGAACTTTGTCGAAAACAAGAGGAAATCGGGCGACAACGTCAACTACTAGACGCCGTTTCCAAGTCTCAAGATAGACTACATGCAGAAG atgtCAGTAAAGATCTTCGTCCTGAGTTACAGGAGGAGCCACAGTCACCCCATGTTAAAGAGGAAGATGAGAGAGAGCAACCAAAAGAGCAGGAGTTGCCGGTAATTCGTATTATTGTGAAGAGTGAAgatactgcaaaaaaaagtcacacatcACAGCTTCATCACAGTCCGAGTGAGAACAGAGAGACGGCGCCTTCAACCAGCAGCTCAAGTCAACACATGACAGCAAAAGGTGATAGGGACCACTGTGGAGGATCCCAAACAGACAGCCCCCTGGCGTCGCTATCAGATAGTGACAACACGGCACCACACTCTCCCGACACTGATGCTGAACACGCTAAAG ATGTCTATGAAGAAGATCTTCCCCCTAAGCACCAGGAGTGGAGTTCTTTATCCTCCAgggtggaggaggaagagctCGAGCCACCAAGCATTAAAGAGGAGGGAGGGTGGAACAGTCAAGACTCTGGAAAGCAGCATCAAGGGGTAGCCCTCCCAATGGTTTGCGTCATCGTCAAaggtgaagatgatgaagacaaAGGTCAGTATAAGGAACACAGAGGGGCGAAATTTCCAAGCAGCAGCGCAAGTCAACATACAACAAAAGAAGGCAATGGAGATCATTGTGGCGGATCACAAGCAGATAGCTTAGCTCCACTATCAAATACTGATGAAGCAATGCCACATTCTCCTGATACTGACAATGAACACTCTAAAAGTGATGTGACATGTCACTCTGACAGCAGACATATGACgtgttctcagtgtggaaaaacctttggtGACAAGTCAACTCTGAAAAGACACATGAGGGTTCATTCTGGAGAAAAACCCTTCAGCTGCTCAGTATGTACGAAAAGCTTCAAACTGAAGGATACCTTAATCAGACACTTGAGGAtccacactggggagaaaccaTTCTGCTGCTCTGTTTGTGGGAAAGGATTCTCTGCTAAGGGAAATTTCATAacgcacacaagaacacacactggtgaaAAACCATATTCATGCTCATTCTGTAACATGTGTTTTCGTGCTCGCCCAGCATTGGTTAAACATGTGAGAACACACACAGGAGAGAAGCCGTTTACCTGTTCAGTCTGTGGTGAGAATTTCTCTCAAAGGGAGACTTTGAAGAGGCATTCACGGACGCACACGGGGGAGAAGCCCTTCACATGTCCAATCTGTAGCAAAAGATTCTCGATAAAAGGACATTTGATTtcccacacaagaacacacactggagataaACCATTcatttgctcagtttgtggtaaaacattCACTCAGAAAGGGAATTTAATACGACATActagaacacacactggggaaaaaccattTTCATGCTCAGTctgcaaaaaatgttttggtgatAATTCAAGTTTGCTTATTCACAGGAGAATGCACACTGGAAAGAAACCTTTACTTGTTTAG
- the LOC144017731 gene encoding uncharacterized protein LOC144017731 isoform X1, translated as MCKVQMLRALVTARLSAVVEEIFAAFERTVADYEQELCRKQEEIGRQRQLLDAVSKSQDRLHAEDVSKDLRPELQEEPQSPHVKEEDEREQPKEQELPVIRIIVKSEDTAKKSHTSQLHHSPSENRETAPSTSSSSQHMTAKGDRDHCGGSQTDSPLASLSDSDNTAPHSPDTDAEHAKDVYEEDLPPKHQEWSSLSSRVEEEELEPPSIKEEGGWNSQDSGKQHQGVALPMVCVIVKGEDDEDKDVSEENLHPEQQEPASSHIKEEEEEKEPASIKEEPEPFYIRQEEELEPTHIKEEESDITMSPSPCVIVKIEADEEDGEGDHCGVSHADNFLAPLSDRDNAVSHSSSSSSDDDDDDDDDDEHSKGDTDKKHLTCPQCDKTFGTKYTLRVHIMTHTGERPFACSVCGKRFSVKGVLNRHTRTHTGEKPFSCSTCGKRFSTKGHLSRHLRTHSGEKTFACPVCGQRFSENENLKRHTRKHTGEKPFSCLVCGLKLTQKSNLTSHMKTHTGEKPFVCSVCGKSFALKTSLISHTRTHTGEKPFSCLVCGLKLTQKSNLRSHMKTHAGEKPFTCSVCGKTFARKSHVNTHMQEHTVDIHSEVSA; from the exons ATGTGTAAGGTCCAAATGCTAAGGGCGTTGGTGACCGCGCGACTAAGCGCGGTTGTGGAAGAGATATTTGCAGCGTTTGAAAGAACGGTGGCGGACTACGAGCAGGAACTTTGTCGAAAACAAGAGGAAATCGGGCGACAACGTCAACTACTAGACGCCGTTTCCAAGTCTCAAGATAGACTACATGCAGAAG atgtCAGTAAAGATCTTCGTCCTGAGTTACAGGAGGAGCCACAGTCACCCCATGTTAAAGAGGAAGATGAGAGAGAGCAACCAAAAGAGCAGGAGTTGCCGGTAATTCGTATTATTGTGAAGAGTGAAgatactgcaaaaaaaagtcacacatcACAGCTTCATCACAGTCCGAGTGAGAACAGAGAGACGGCGCCTTCAACCAGCAGCTCAAGTCAACACATGACAGCAAAAGGTGATAGGGACCACTGTGGAGGATCCCAAACAGACAGCCCCCTGGCGTCGCTATCAGATAGTGACAACACGGCACCACACTCTCCCGACACTGATGCTGAACACGCTAAAG ATGTCTATGAAGAAGATCTTCCCCCTAAGCACCAGGAGTGGAGTTCTTTATCCTCCAgggtggaggaggaagagctCGAGCCACCAAGCATTAAAGAGGAGGGAGGGTGGAACAGTCAAGACTCTGGAAAGCAGCATCAAGGGGTAGCCCTCCCAATGGTTTGCGTCATCGTCAAaggtgaagatgatgaagacaaAG ATGTCAGTGAAGAAAATCTTCATCCTGAACAGCAGGAGCCGGCGTCATCTcacattaaagaggaagaggaggaaaaagaGCCCGCGTCCATCAAAGAGGAGCCAGAGCCTTTTTACATTAGACAGGAAGAGGAGCTGGAGCCCACccacattaaagaggaggagtCTGACATCACCATGTCACCATCCCCGTGTGTCATTGTGAAGATTGAAGCTGATGAAGAAGATGGTGAAGGAGATCACTGTGGAGTATCACATGCAGACAACTTCTTAGCTCCACTTTCAGATCGGGACAACGCAGTGTcacactcttcttcttcttcttctgatgatgatgatgatgatgatgatgatgatgaacacTCTAAAGGTGACACTGACAAAAAACACCTGACATGTCCTCAGTGTGACAAGACGTTTGGTACCAAGTACACTTTGCGAGTACATATTatgacacacactggagagagacCTTtcgcttgctcagtttgtggtaaaagattCTCTGTAAAGGGAGTCTTGAacagacacacaagaacacacaccggAGAAAAACCTTTCTCCTGCTCAACTTGTGGTAAAAGATTTAGCACAAAGGGACATTTAAGTAGACACTTGAGAACACACAGTGGTGAGAAAACGTTTGCCTgcccagtttgtggtcaaagattctcTGAAAACGAAAACTTAAAAAGGCACACGAGAaagcacactggggaaaaacccttTTCCTGCTTAGTGTGTGGTCTTAAATTAACTCAGAAGTCGAATTTAACGAGTCACATGAAAACGcatactggagagaaaccttttgtctgctcagtttgtggaaaaagcttcgcATTAAAGACGAGTTTAATAAGccacacaagaacgcacactggggagAAGCCCTTTTCCTGCTTGGTGTGTGGTCTTAAATTAACTCAGAAGTCGAATTTAAGAAGTCATATGAAAACACATgccggagagaaaccttttacctgttcagtttgtggtaaaacattTGCTCGTAAATCTCatgtaaacacacacatgcaagaaCACACAGTGGATATTCATTCAGAAGTATCAGCTTAA
- the LOC144017731 gene encoding uncharacterized protein LOC144017731 isoform X3 translates to MQKMSVKIFVLSYRRSHSHPMLKRKMRESNQKSRSCRPSENRETAPSTSSSSQHMTAKGDRDHCGGSQTDSPLASLSDSDNTAPHSPDTDAEHAKDVYEEDLPPKHQEWSSLSSRVEEEELEPPSIKEEGGWNSQDSGKQHQGVALPMVCVIVKGEDDEDKDVSEENLHPEQQEPASSHIKEEEEEKEPASIKEEPEPFYIRQEEELEPTHIKEEESDITMSPSPCVIVKIEADEEDGEGDHCGVSHADNFLAPLSDRDNAVSHSSSSSSDDDDDDDDDDEHSKGDTDKKHLTCPQCDKTFGTKYTLRVHIMTHTGERPFACSVCGKRFSVKGVLNRHTRTHTGEKPFSCSTCGKRFSTKGHLSRHLRTHSGEKTFACPVCGQRFSENENLKRHTRKHTGEKPFSCLVCGLKLTQKSNLTSHMKTHTGEKPFVCSVCGKSFALKTSLISHTRTHTGEKPFSCLVCGLKLTQKSNLRSHMKTHAGEKPFTCSVCGKTFARKSHVNTHMQEHTVDIHSEVSA, encoded by the exons ATGCAGAAG atgtCAGTAAAGATCTTCGTCCTGAGTTACAGGAGGAGCCACAGTCACCCCATGTTAAAGAGGAAGATGAGAGAGAGCAACCAAAAGAGCAGGAGTTGCCG TCCGAGTGAGAACAGAGAGACGGCGCCTTCAACCAGCAGCTCAAGTCAACACATGACAGCAAAAGGTGATAGGGACCACTGTGGAGGATCCCAAACAGACAGCCCCCTGGCGTCGCTATCAGATAGTGACAACACGGCACCACACTCTCCCGACACTGATGCTGAACACGCTAAAG ATGTCTATGAAGAAGATCTTCCCCCTAAGCACCAGGAGTGGAGTTCTTTATCCTCCAgggtggaggaggaagagctCGAGCCACCAAGCATTAAAGAGGAGGGAGGGTGGAACAGTCAAGACTCTGGAAAGCAGCATCAAGGGGTAGCCCTCCCAATGGTTTGCGTCATCGTCAAaggtgaagatgatgaagacaaAG ATGTCAGTGAAGAAAATCTTCATCCTGAACAGCAGGAGCCGGCGTCATCTcacattaaagaggaagaggaggaaaaagaGCCCGCGTCCATCAAAGAGGAGCCAGAGCCTTTTTACATTAGACAGGAAGAGGAGCTGGAGCCCACccacattaaagaggaggagtCTGACATCACCATGTCACCATCCCCGTGTGTCATTGTGAAGATTGAAGCTGATGAAGAAGATGGTGAAGGAGATCACTGTGGAGTATCACATGCAGACAACTTCTTAGCTCCACTTTCAGATCGGGACAACGCAGTGTcacactcttcttcttcttcttctgatgatgatgatgatgatgatgatgatgatgaacacTCTAAAGGTGACACTGACAAAAAACACCTGACATGTCCTCAGTGTGACAAGACGTTTGGTACCAAGTACACTTTGCGAGTACATATTatgacacacactggagagagacCTTtcgcttgctcagtttgtggtaaaagattCTCTGTAAAGGGAGTCTTGAacagacacacaagaacacacaccggAGAAAAACCTTTCTCCTGCTCAACTTGTGGTAAAAGATTTAGCACAAAGGGACATTTAAGTAGACACTTGAGAACACACAGTGGTGAGAAAACGTTTGCCTgcccagtttgtggtcaaagattctcTGAAAACGAAAACTTAAAAAGGCACACGAGAaagcacactggggaaaaacccttTTCCTGCTTAGTGTGTGGTCTTAAATTAACTCAGAAGTCGAATTTAACGAGTCACATGAAAACGcatactggagagaaaccttttgtctgctcagtttgtggaaaaagcttcgcATTAAAGACGAGTTTAATAAGccacacaagaacgcacactggggagAAGCCCTTTTCCTGCTTGGTGTGTGGTCTTAAATTAACTCAGAAGTCGAATTTAAGAAGTCATATGAAAACACATgccggagagaaaccttttacctgttcagtttgtggtaaaacattTGCTCGTAAATCTCatgtaaacacacacatgcaagaaCACACAGTGGATATTCATTCAGAAGTATCAGCTTAA
- the LOC144017731 gene encoding uncharacterized protein LOC144017731 isoform X4 — protein MMKTKENAHWKETFTCLVCGQSFSTKGHLITHTGEKPFSCSLCSTSFNCHSGLSQHMKKHQECSHCKSHLTCGCQKWDWIQHVSEENLHPEQQEPASSHIKEEEEEKEPASIKEEPEPFYIRQEEELEPTHIKEEESDITMSPSPCVIVKIEADEEDGEGDHCGVSHADNFLAPLSDRDNAVSHSSSSSSDDDDDDDDDDEHSKGDTDKKHLTCPQCDKTFGTKYTLRVHIMTHTGERPFACSVCGKRFSVKGVLNRHTRTHTGEKPFSCSTCGKRFSTKGHLSRHLRTHSGEKTFACPVCGQRFSENENLKRHTRKHTGEKPFSCLVCGLKLTQKSNLTSHMKTHTGEKPFVCSVCGKSFALKTSLISHTRTHTGEKPFSCLVCGLKLTQKSNLRSHMKTHAGEKPFTCSVCGKTFARKSHVNTHMQEHTVDIHSEVSA, from the exons atgatgaagacaaAG GAGAATGCACACTGGAAAGAAACCTTTACTTGTTTAGTCTGTGGTCAAAGCTTCTCTACTAAAGGACATCTGATAacacacacaggagaaaaaccaTTTTCCTGCTCATTGTGCAGCACCAGTTTTAATTGTCATTCAGGACTGTCGCAACACATGAAAAAACACCAAG AATGCTCACACTGCAAGAGCCACTTGACATGtgggtgtcagaagtgggattggATACAGC ATGTCAGTGAAGAAAATCTTCATCCTGAACAGCAGGAGCCGGCGTCATCTcacattaaagaggaagaggaggaaaaagaGCCCGCGTCCATCAAAGAGGAGCCAGAGCCTTTTTACATTAGACAGGAAGAGGAGCTGGAGCCCACccacattaaagaggaggagtCTGACATCACCATGTCACCATCCCCGTGTGTCATTGTGAAGATTGAAGCTGATGAAGAAGATGGTGAAGGAGATCACTGTGGAGTATCACATGCAGACAACTTCTTAGCTCCACTTTCAGATCGGGACAACGCAGTGTcacactcttcttcttcttcttctgatgatgatgatgatgatgatgatgatgatgaacacTCTAAAGGTGACACTGACAAAAAACACCTGACATGTCCTCAGTGTGACAAGACGTTTGGTACCAAGTACACTTTGCGAGTACATATTatgacacacactggagagagacCTTtcgcttgctcagtttgtggtaaaagattCTCTGTAAAGGGAGTCTTGAacagacacacaagaacacacaccggAGAAAAACCTTTCTCCTGCTCAACTTGTGGTAAAAGATTTAGCACAAAGGGACATTTAAGTAGACACTTGAGAACACACAGTGGTGAGAAAACGTTTGCCTgcccagtttgtggtcaaagattctcTGAAAACGAAAACTTAAAAAGGCACACGAGAaagcacactggggaaaaacccttTTCCTGCTTAGTGTGTGGTCTTAAATTAACTCAGAAGTCGAATTTAACGAGTCACATGAAAACGcatactggagagaaaccttttgtctgctcagtttgtggaaaaagcttcgcATTAAAGACGAGTTTAATAAGccacacaagaacgcacactggggagAAGCCCTTTTCCTGCTTGGTGTGTGGTCTTAAATTAACTCAGAAGTCGAATTTAAGAAGTCATATGAAAACACATgccggagagaaaccttttacctgttcagtttgtggtaaaacattTGCTCGTAAATCTCatgtaaacacacacatgcaagaaCACACAGTGGATATTCATTCAGAAGTATCAGCTTAA
- the LOC144017734 gene encoding uncharacterized protein LOC144017734 — MCTKSVKEEYEEELCGKKEDIENQHQRLDAVFKKPEVVTYTHRDLHHEQEPYHIKEEEEPVPLCIKEEEAEDKLPFSCVIVKIEGDEENDGKRCGESQADSLSVPLSDRGDTTPDTNDDDDDYDYEQHPKGDMTWHANNKCLKCSQCGKTFGTKYTLKVHTRTHTGEKPFSCSFCGKTFPHKGKLITHTKTHTGEKPFACSVCGKRFTQKGYLGTHVKTHTGEKPFACSVCGLTLTQKSNLKIHMRTHTGEKPFSCSVCGKSFSIKKSLVSHTRTHTGEKPFACSVCGQTFSTKGHLRRHTRTHTGEKPFSCLVCGLKLTQKNNLIKHMRTHTGERPFACSVCGKTFAQKAQLNTHTRTHTGEKPFPCSMCPYSFSERSKLVRHMRTHTGEKVYSCNVCDEKFSHKYQLDKHGCFGQPVTALNII; from the exons ATGTGTACAAAAAGTGTGAAAGAAGAGTACGAGGAGGAACTTTGTGGAAAGAAAGAGGACATCGAGAACCAACATCAACGATTGGACGCCGTTTTCAAGAAGCCTGAAGTTGTAACGTACACACACAGAG ATCTTCATCATGAACAGGAGCCCTATCATatcaaagaggaagaggaaccaGTGCCTCTGTgcattaaagaggaggaggcTGAGGACAAGTTGCCTTTCTCGTGTGTCATTGTGAAGATTGAGGGTGATGAAGAAAATGATGGAAAGCGTTGTGGAGAATCACAAGCAGACAGCCTCTCAGTTCCATTATCAGATAGAGGTGACACAACACCAGAcactaatgatgatgatgacgattatGATTATGAACAACACCCAAAAGGTGATATGACGTGGCACGCGAACAACAAATGCTTGAAGTGCTCTCAATGTGGCAAAACATTTGGCACAAAGTATACTTTGAAAGTGCACActagaacacacactggagagaaacctttttcctgctcgttTTGTGGGAAAACTTTCCCTCATAAAGGAAAGCtgataacacacacaaaaacacacactggggagaagccttttgcctgttcagtttgtggtaaaagattCACTCAGAAAGGATATTTGGGAACACACGtgaaaacacacactggggagaaaccttttgcctgctcagtctgCGGTCTTACACTGACTCAAAAGTCAAATTTAAAAATTcacatgagaacacacactggggagaaacctttttcctgctcagtttgtggtaaaagcttctcgatcaaaaaaagtttagtaagtcacacaagaacgcacactggggaaaaaccttttgcctgctcagtttgtggtcagacATTCTCTACAAAGGGACATTTAAGACGGCACACtagaacacacactggtgagaaacctttttcctgcttagTATGTGGTCTTAAATTAACGCAGAAGAATAACTTAATAAAacacatgagaacacacactggggagagaccttttgcctgctcggtTTGCGGTAAAACATTCGCTCAGAAGGCAcaattaaacacacacacaagaacacataccGGGGAGAAACCCTTTCCCTGCTCTATGTGTCCTTACAGTTTCAGTGAACGTTCAAAATTGGTTCGGcacatgagaacacacactggtgagaaagtGTACAGTTGCAACGTCTGTGATGAGAAATTCTCGCATAAGTATCAGCTTGACAAACATGGATGTTTTGGTCAACCAGTGACAGCACTCAATATCATTTAA
- the LOC144017739 gene encoding uncharacterized protein LOC144017739, protein MCKVEMLRALLSQRLNAAVEEICVVFERTIEEYEEELRRTKEENERQRHLLDALNTTQVELHGPDISEEDVPPEQQEWSPRMEQQEPDPPHVKEEEEGDHLKLRESAVIRVIVKSDDEEEADCGGSQAGSLLAPLSDTDDPKSHSPDTDLTCHSDKKRFKCSHCDKTFGSNYSLKRHMRNHSDNEHFKCSKCGKACVDKYILKVHMRTHTGEKPFVCSVCGKGFAQKENLITHIRTHTGEKPFTCSLCSRGFTERSALTQHMRIHTGEKPFTCSVCGQRFSIKSNMLTHMRIHTGEKPFTCSVCGLRFTQKITLTYHIRTHNGEKGFSCSACDKKFSRKEKLIKHKCDGTNETAEVEVNSRF, encoded by the exons atgtgcaaagttGAAATGTTGAGAGCCTTATTGAGTCAACGACTAAATGCAGCCGTTGAAGAAATATGTGTAGTGTTTGAAAGGACGATAGAAGAGTACGAGGAGGAACTTCGTCGGAccaaagaagagaacgagcgacaacgtcatCTGCTGGACGCTCTCAACACGACTCAAGTTGAATTACACGGACCAG ACATCAGTGAAGAAGATGTTCCCCCTGAGCAGCAGGAGTGGAGCCCCAGGATGGAGCAGCAGGAGCCAGATCCACCCCAtgttaaagaggaagaggagggggatCATCTTAAACTGCGGGAGTCGGCAGTGATCCGTGTCATTGTGAAGAGCGACGATGAAGAAGAAGCTGATTGTGGAGGATCGCAAGCAGGCAGCCTTTTGGCTCCACTGTCAGATACCGACGACCCAAAGTCACACTCTCCCGACACAGATTTGACCTGCCACAGTGATAAGAAACGCTTCAAATGCTCACATTGTGACAAAACATTTGGTAGCAATTATTCTCTGAAAAGACACATGCGAAACCACTCCGACAACGAGCACTTTAAATGCTCCAAATGCGGCAAAGCTTGCGTtgacaaatacattttgaaagtgcacatgagaacgcacactggcgagaaacctttcgtCTGCTCAGTTTGCGGGAAAGGGTTCGCCCAAAAGGAAAACTTGATTACACACATCAGAACacacacgggagagaaacccTTTACGTGCTCACTTTGCAGTCGAGGATTTACTGAGAGGTCGGCATTGACTCAACACATGAGAATACACACGGGTGAGAAACCCTTTACGTGCTCCGTGTGCGGCCAGCGCTTCTCAATCAAGTCAAATATGTTGACGCACATGAGaatacacactggagagaaacctttcacCTGCTCGGTGTGCGGCCTTCGATTCACACAAAAGATTACTCTAACATATCACATCAGAACACACAATGGCGAGAAAGGGTTCAGTTGCAGTGCTTGTGATAAGAAATTCTCTCGGAAGGAGAAGCTTATTAAACACAAGTGTGACGGGACTAATGAAACTGCGGAAGTTGAAGTAAACTCAAGATTTTGA
- the LOC144017154 gene encoding uncharacterized protein LOC144017154 yields the protein MCKVEMLRALLNQRLRAAVEEVIGVFARTLAEYEEELCRTKEENEHQRQLLAAVCKPQVVLHGEESSSKDYLPAEQQEWISKEGVCPCPLLLFPLMLGRLCLLLFHPEVPLLLLKWKIFFTDVCGTQK from the exons ATGTGTAAAGTCGAAATGCTGAGAGCGTTGCTGAATCAGCGACTACGTGCGGCCGTTGAAGAAGTTATTGGAGTTTTTGCAAGAACGTTAGCAGAGTACGAGGAGGAACTTTGTCGGACAAAAGAGGAGAATGAGCATCAGCGTCAGTTACTGGCCGCCGTTTGCAAGCCGCAAGTTGTGTTACACGGAGAGG AAAGTTCCAGTAAAGACTATCTTCCCGCTGAGCAACAGGAGTGGATCTCCAAG GAAGGGGTCTGCCCGTGccctctcctcctcttcccctTGATGTTGGGAAGGCTCTGCCTCCTGCTGTTCCACCCTGAAGTTCCACTCCTGCTGCTCAAGTGGAAGATTTTCTTCACTGACGTCTGcgggacacaaaaataa